The segment GCGCTCAAGGCGCGGGTCTTGCCAAACAAACCTTTAGAGCGTCGTTGCGCATCCAAAAGGGCGCTGGGCACTCTTACGAAAACGCCCGGACAGGCCGGGCGTTTCAAGTCGCAAAAAGATGGTTCTGCGGTCAGGCGATGGTCTTGCCGAAGGCGACTGCGGTGTCGGCCATGCGGTTGGAAAAACCCCATTCATTGTCGTACCAGGACAGCACCGAAACGAAGTTGCCGTCCATGACCTTGGTCTGGTCGAGCGCCATGATCGAGGAATGTGGATCGTGGTTGAAGTCGATCGACACGTTCGGATGACGGGTGACCGCGAGAACGCCCTTCAGCTTGCCGTTGGAGGCGGCGATCACCGCCTCGTTGATTTCCTGCACCGTGGTCGAACGCTTGGCGATGAACTTGAAATCGACGACCGAGACGTTCGGGGTCGGCACGCGGATGGAAATGCCGTCGAGCTTGCCCTTGAGGTCGGGCAGCACCAGGCCGATCGCCTTGGCCGCGCCGGTCGAGGTCGGGATCTGCGATAGCGCCGCGGCGCGGGCGCGGTAGAGATCCTTGTGCATGGTGTCCAATGTCGGCTGGTCGCCGGTGTAGGAGTGGATTGTCGTCATCATGCCCTTCTCGATGCCGACGGCCTCATGCAGCACGGCTGCCAGCGGCGCCAGGCAGTTGGTGGTGCAGGAGGCGTTCGAGATGACGATGTGGTCCTTGGTCAGCTTGTCATGGTTGATGCCATAGACGACGGTGAGATCGGCGCCCTCCGCAGGCGCCGAGACGAGGACGCGCTTGGCGCCGGCGGTCAGATGCGCGGCGGCCTTGTCGCGGGCGGTGAAGATGCCGGTGCATTCGAGCGCGATGTCGATGCCGAGATCCTTCCACGGCAGCTGCGTCGGGTCCTTGATCGCGGTGACCTTGAATTTTTCGCTGCCGACGGTGATCTGGTCGCCGTCGACCGTCACTTCATGCGGGAAGCGGCCATGCACGCTGTCGTAGCGCAGCAGATGCGCATTGGTCTCGACCGGGCCGAGGTCGTTGACGGCGACGACATCGATGTCCTTGCGACCGGATTCGTGGATGGCGCGCAGGATGTTGCGGCCGATGCGGCCGAATCCGTTGATGGCAACTCTGACGGTCATTTTTCTCTCCCTGGGAGTTGGAGGCCGAAGATCAAGTCCGCAGCTTCATAACGGCCGGCTGTCAAAGAATCCAGCCGTCGATGGGTTGGAGTCCATTAGGTCGCGGCTGCCGGCGAAACCGCATGGGTGCAGCTTCGCCGGAGACCAGCACATTTTACTCGCCGTGCAGGCGGGCTTCCGCCGCCTTCACCGTCGCTTCGGCGGTGATGCCGAAATGCGGATAGAGCTGTTCGATCGTGCCAGAGGCGCCGAAGCCGGTCATGCCGATGAAGATGCCGTCGGTACCGATGAAATGATCCCAGCCCTGGCGGATGCCGGCTTCGATGGCGATCTTGACCGGCGCGTTGCCGATCGTCTTCCTGCGATAATCGGGGCTCTGCTTGTCGAACAATTCGAAGCAGGGCACAGAGACGACGCGGGTCGGATGGCCGTGCTTCTCCAATGCCTCGCGCGCCGCCAGCGCAATCTCGACCTCGGAGCCCGAAGCGAAGATCGTCACCGCCGCATCGCCACTGGCGGCGGCCAGCTCGTAGGCGCCCTGGCGACAAAGGTTTTCCGCAACGAAGTCGTTGCGCACCGCCGCCAGGTTCTGCCGGGTCAGCGCCAGCGTCGAAGGCGTCTTCTCCTGCTCGAGGGCCAACTGCCAGCATTCGGCGGTCTCGACCGCGTCGGCCGGGCGGAAGACATTGTGGTTCGGAATGGCGCGCAGTGCGGCCAGATGCTCGACCGGTTGATGGGTCGGGCCGTCTTCGCCGAGACCGATGGAATCGTGGGTCATGACGAAGATCGAGCGGATGCCCATCAGCGAGGCGAGCCGCATCGACGGACGGGCATAATCGGAAAAGCACATGAACGTGCCGCCATAGGCTATGAGGCCGCCATGCAGCGTCAGTCCGTTGAGCGCGGCGGCCATGCCGTGCTCGCGGATGCCGTAGTGAACGTAGCGCTGGCCGTAATCGTCTGCCGTGATGTTCTTGGTCTGGCTGGTCTTGGTGTTGTTGGAGCCGGTCAGGTCGGCCGAGCCGCCAATGGTTTCCGGCACGGCGCCGTTGATGATTTCGAGCGCCATTTCCGACGATTTGCGGGTGGCAACCTTCGGTTTGTCCGTGCTGAGCTTCTTCTTGTAGTCGGTGATGACGGCGTCGAAATTCGCCGGCAGCGTGCCGCTGATGCGGCGCTCGAATTCGCTGCGCAATTGGACGTCAGCCCTGGCAAGGCGGCCTTCCCAGTCGGTGCGTGCCTTGATGCCGGTCTTGCCGGCGTCGCGCCAGGCATCGAGGATGTCGGCCGGAAGCTCGAATGGCGGATAATCCCAACCGAAGAATTTTCTGGCGCCGGCGATTTCCTCGGCGCCGAGCGGCGAACCGTGCGCCTTGTTGGTGCCGGCCTTGGTCGGCGCGCCGAAGCCAATCGTCGTCTTGCAGGCGATCATCGTCGGCTTGTCGGAATGGCGCGCCGCCTCGATGGCATAGGCGATCGCTTCCGGGTCCTGGCCGTCGATGTGGCTGGCGTTCCAGCCGGACGCCTGGAAGCGGGCGACCTGATCGGTGTTGTCGGCCAGTGACACCGGGCCGTCAATCGAGATGTTGTTGTTGTCCCAAAAGACGATCAGCTTGTTCAGCTTGAGATGTCCGGCAAGCGCGATGGCTTCCTGGGAAACGCCCTCCATCAGGCAGCCGTCACCGGCCAGCACATAGGTGTAGTGGTCGACGAGGTCGTTGCCGAAGGCGGCATTCATGATGCGCTCGCCAAGCGCGAAGCCGACCGAATTGGCAAGGCCCTGGCCGAGCGGGCCGGTGGTCGTCTCGATGCCGGCGGCATGGCCATATTCGGGATGGCCCGCCGTCCTCGATCCGACCTGGCGGAAATGCTTGATCTGGTCGAGGGTGACATCCTCGTAGCCGGTCAGATAGAGCAGCGAATAGAGCAGCATCGAACCGTGGCCGGCCGACAGGATGAAGCGGTCGCGATCGGGCCAATGCGGGTTCTTCGCATCGTATTTCAGGAAACGCGTGAACAGCACGGTTGCGATATCGGCGCAGCCCATGGGCAGGCCGGGGTGGCCGGACTGGGCCTTCTCGACGGCGTCCATGGAAAGAAAACGGATCGCATTGGCCATCCGGTCATGTTGTTCACGCGAGGTCATGCTTCCTCCAGTGTCGGGGTTCGGGGCCTTGGGAGAGCCCTGGAAAGGGGTGCGCGACACATAGCAGGCGCGGCTTTTTAGTCAACAAACCGGCGCGCTTTTGCCGGTCCTGTTGGTCATTAAACCGGCGCTTTTGCCGGACTTGCGATGGCGCCGGAAGGGCTTTGGTGGCCTAAATTAGCGTTAGCAGGGGACAGTCGCGAGAGCTTTATTGACGTTGGCTTCACACGGCGCGTAATGTTTCAGACATAACGCGTTCTGAACGTGGATGATTCGGTGATGGGCAGGGCGCAGGACGAAAGCCATGACCGGGGAAACGACACTCAAGGAAGTCATCGCCAGGCTGGGTAAGGCCATCGAGGGGCTGGAAAACGCCGTCGCGGCCAAACTCGAGCACGAGCGCGACTATACGGAAGCCGAGGCGGAGGTGCAGCGCATGAACGCCGACCGCTCGCGGCTGGCGCAGGAACTCGACAATTCCGAAGCGCGCGCCGAACGGCTGGAAGACGCCAACAAGGAAGTGTCGCGTCGGCTGGTGACCGCCATGGAAACCATCCGCGCCGTGTTGGACAGATAGGGGCTGGCCCAATGGCACAAGTCACGGTTTCCATCGATGGCAAGCAGTATCGCATGGCTTGCGACGAGGGCCAGGAAGAGCATCTGATCGACCTTGCCGAGCGCTTCGACCGCTATGTCTCGCATCTGAAAGACTCATTCGGCGAAATCGGCGACCAGCGGCTGACCGTAATGGCCGGCATCATGGTCATGGACGAGCTTTCGGAACTGCAAAAACGCGTCAAGGGCATGGAAAGCGAAGTGCTGACACTGCGTAAGACGCGTGACGATGCGCTGACCAAGGCCGACAAGAACGATTCCGTGCTGACCCAGGCGCTTGGCGCGCTCGCCCAGCGCATGGAAGACCTGGCGACGACGCTGGCGGTGAACAAGGGCTGAGCCAGCGCAGCGGAAATTCCTGCTGCCTTTCCCGAGAAGCAATGAAAATATTTTCGCAGTCGGCCTTGATGCCGGTGCAACAGGCGTTTGAAGGATGACGCAGCAGTGGTAAAAAGGCAGAAGCAGGGCCGGTGGATGGTCAATGCCGGCTGCAATCACAGGGTAGGGACGCATCATGAGCCTTCGTATCAATGACACCGCGCCGGATTTCACGGCCGAGACCACGCAAGGGACGATCAACTTCCACGAATGGATCGGTGACGGCTGGGCGGTGCTTTTCAGCCATCCGAAGAATTTCACGCCGGTCTGCACGACCGAGCTCGGCACGATGGCCGGGCTGGAAGGCGAGTTCAAGAAGCGCAACGTCAAGATCATCGGCATTTCCGTCGATCCGGTCGAAAGCCATGGCAAATGGCAGGATGATATCAAGAAAGCGACCGGCCAATCGGTGAACTATCCGCTGATCGGCGACAAGGACCTCAAGGTCGCCAAGCTTTACGAGATGCTGCCGGCGGGCGCCGGCGAAACCTCGGAAGGGCGCACGCCCGCCGACAACGCGACGGTGCGTTCAGTTTATGTCATCGGCCCCGACAAGAAGATCAAGCTGGTTCTCACCTATCCAATGACGACCGGCCGTAACTTCGATGAGATCCTGCGTGCGATCGATTCCATACAGTTGACCGCCAAGCACCAGGTGGCGACGCCGGCGAACTGGAAGCAGGGCGAGGACGTCATCATCACCGCCGCCGTTTCCAACGAGGATGCGGTCAAGCGCTTCGGCGCCTTCGAGACGATCCTGCCGTATCTCCGGAAGACCAAGCAGCCCTCCGCCTGAGCGGCCACGGCGGCACGGAAGGATTTTCGGCTTTTTTGCCTCGGCAAAGCATGCGGTGCTTGACGGCGTGGCGTTGGCGAATGACCATGCTCTTCTTTTACCCCGGCAGGGAAAACCATTCCTGCCGGGTGGGAGTTGAGGGAGCCGGGATTGGACGCATCATCGGCCAAGCTGCAGGTGGCAGGCTTTTACGACAAGCCGAGCGGGTCCATCCAGTATGTCGTTGCCGACCCGCAGACGCGACGATGCGCAATCATCGATCCGGTCCTGGATTTCGACGAGAAGTCCGGCAGCACTGCCACGAAAAATGCCGACACCCTGCTCGACTTCATCAGGGAGAACGGGCTGGAGGTCGAGTGGATCCTCGACACCCACCCGCACGCCGACCATTTCTCCGCGGCACACTATCTCAGCACGAAGACAGGAGCGCCCACGGCGATCGGCGAGAAGGTCGTCGACGTCCAGAAACTGTGGAAGGCAATCTACAACTGGCCTGGGTTTCCTGCCGACGGATCCCAGTGGAACAGGCTGTTT is part of the Mesorhizobium sp. L-2-11 genome and harbors:
- the gap gene encoding type I glyceraldehyde-3-phosphate dehydrogenase, producing MTVRVAINGFGRIGRNILRAIHESGRKDIDVVAVNDLGPVETNAHLLRYDSVHGRFPHEVTVDGDQITVGSEKFKVTAIKDPTQLPWKDLGIDIALECTGIFTARDKAAAHLTAGAKRVLVSAPAEGADLTVVYGINHDKLTKDHIVISNASCTTNCLAPLAAVLHEAVGIEKGMMTTIHSYTGDQPTLDTMHKDLYRARAAALSQIPTSTGAAKAIGLVLPDLKGKLDGISIRVPTPNVSVVDFKFIAKRSTTVQEINEAVIAASNGKLKGVLAVTRHPNVSIDFNHDPHSSIMALDQTKVMDGNFVSVLSWYDNEWGFSNRMADTAVAFGKTIA
- the tkt gene encoding transketolase, whose translation is MTSREQHDRMANAIRFLSMDAVEKAQSGHPGLPMGCADIATVLFTRFLKYDAKNPHWPDRDRFILSAGHGSMLLYSLLYLTGYEDVTLDQIKHFRQVGSRTAGHPEYGHAAGIETTTGPLGQGLANSVGFALGERIMNAAFGNDLVDHYTYVLAGDGCLMEGVSQEAIALAGHLKLNKLIVFWDNNNISIDGPVSLADNTDQVARFQASGWNASHIDGQDPEAIAYAIEAARHSDKPTMIACKTTIGFGAPTKAGTNKAHGSPLGAEEIAGARKFFGWDYPPFELPADILDAWRDAGKTGIKARTDWEGRLARADVQLRSEFERRISGTLPANFDAVITDYKKKLSTDKPKVATRKSSEMALEIINGAVPETIGGSADLTGSNNTKTSQTKNITADDYGQRYVHYGIREHGMAAALNGLTLHGGLIAYGGTFMCFSDYARPSMRLASLMGIRSIFVMTHDSIGLGEDGPTHQPVEHLAALRAIPNHNVFRPADAVETAECWQLALEQEKTPSTLALTRQNLAAVRNDFVAENLCRQGAYELAAASGDAAVTIFASGSEVEIALAAREALEKHGHPTRVVSVPCFELFDKQSPDYRRKTIGNAPVKIAIEAGIRQGWDHFIGTDGIFIGMTGFGASGTIEQLYPHFGITAEATVKAAEARLHGE
- a CDS encoding DUF4164 domain-containing protein, which encodes MTGETTLKEVIARLGKAIEGLENAVAAKLEHERDYTEAEAEVQRMNADRSRLAQELDNSEARAERLEDANKEVSRRLVTAMETIRAVLDR
- a CDS encoding cell division protein ZapA is translated as MAQVTVSIDGKQYRMACDEGQEEHLIDLAERFDRYVSHLKDSFGEIGDQRLTVMAGIMVMDELSELQKRVKGMESEVLTLRKTRDDALTKADKNDSVLTQALGALAQRMEDLATTLAVNKG
- a CDS encoding peroxiredoxin, which gives rise to MSLRINDTAPDFTAETTQGTINFHEWIGDGWAVLFSHPKNFTPVCTTELGTMAGLEGEFKKRNVKIIGISVDPVESHGKWQDDIKKATGQSVNYPLIGDKDLKVAKLYEMLPAGAGETSEGRTPADNATVRSVYVIGPDKKIKLVLTYPMTTGRNFDEILRAIDSIQLTAKHQVATPANWKQGEDVIITAAVSNEDAVKRFGAFETILPYLRKTKQPSA